One genomic segment of Desulfomicrobium sp. ZS1 includes these proteins:
- the groES gene encoding co-chaperone GroES has protein sequence MKLRPLHDRILVKRLEEEQVTKGGIIIPDSAKEKPIKGEVVAAGPGKVADDGKQIPMGVKTGDKVIFNKYAGTEIKIDGDELLIMREDDILAVIEA, from the coding sequence ATGAAACTCAGACCACTGCACGACCGTATTCTGGTCAAGCGTCTCGAAGAGGAGCAGGTAACCAAAGGCGGCATCATCATCCCCGATTCCGCAAAGGAAAAGCCCATCAAGGGTGAAGTGGTTGCCGCCGGTCCCGGCAAGGTCGCCGATGACGGAAAGCAGATCCCCATGGGCGTCAAGACCGGCGACAAGGTGATCTTCAACAAGTACGCCGGCACTGAAATCAAGATCGATGGTGACGAACTGCTCATCATGCGTGAAGATGACATCCTCGCTGTAATCGAAGCCTAA